The following are encoded in a window of Solidesulfovibrio magneticus RS-1 genomic DNA:
- the cls gene encoding cardiolipin synthase produces the protein MLFLILLCCHLIGAASAARALFTARSSQGAMAWVMAMITFPYLAVPLYWIFGRNRFQGYVASRRAGDKAVDAMAPKLHAVQAFPDPHAPGLPGLFPVLERLAELPFTAGNHVRLLIDGQATFEAIFAAIDAAEHYVLVQFFIIRDDDIGRALQKRLIAKARAGLAVYLLYDEIGSHSLNAAYLDELKKAGVQASPFNTTLGWRNRLQLNFRNHRKIVVTDGVAAFVGGHNVGDEYLGKSPRLGHWRDTHVRLDGPAVALVQLSFLEDWYWATRQTPALRWELAPAPGGDMPVLVLPTGPADDIESCDLFFFQAISAAQKRLWIVSPYFVPDREIISALQLAVLRGVDVRVMLPHKADHHMVYLASFSYLADLETLGVKFYRYQNGFLHQKIILVDDVMASVGTANCDNRSFRLNFELTLAVAHKGFIADVEAMLREDFQHCLRATADDYADRSFFFKTGVMVSRLFSPIL, from the coding sequence GTGCTGTTTCTCATTCTCTTATGCTGCCACTTGATCGGCGCGGCGTCCGCCGCCCGGGCGCTTTTCACGGCCCGCTCGTCCCAGGGAGCCATGGCCTGGGTCATGGCCATGATCACCTTCCCCTATCTGGCCGTGCCGCTCTACTGGATTTTCGGGCGCAACCGCTTCCAGGGCTATGTCGCCTCGCGCCGGGCCGGCGACAAAGCCGTGGACGCCATGGCCCCCAAGCTCCACGCCGTCCAGGCCTTCCCCGATCCTCATGCCCCGGGCCTGCCCGGGCTTTTTCCGGTGCTGGAGCGCCTGGCCGAGCTGCCGTTTACCGCCGGCAACCACGTGAGGCTCCTCATCGACGGGCAGGCCACCTTCGAGGCCATCTTCGCCGCCATCGACGCGGCCGAACACTATGTCCTGGTGCAGTTTTTCATCATCCGCGACGACGACATCGGCCGAGCGCTGCAAAAACGCTTGATCGCCAAGGCCCGGGCGGGCCTGGCCGTCTATCTCCTCTACGACGAGATCGGCAGCCATTCCCTAAACGCCGCGTATCTGGACGAACTCAAAAAGGCCGGCGTCCAGGCCTCGCCCTTCAACACCACCCTGGGCTGGCGCAACCGGCTCCAGCTCAATTTTCGCAACCACCGCAAGATCGTGGTCACCGACGGCGTCGCGGCCTTTGTGGGCGGCCATAACGTGGGCGATGAATACCTGGGCAAAAGCCCGCGCCTGGGCCACTGGCGCGACACCCACGTGCGCCTGGACGGCCCGGCCGTGGCCCTGGTGCAGCTGTCTTTCCTGGAGGACTGGTACTGGGCCACGAGGCAGACCCCGGCCCTGCGCTGGGAGCTGGCCCCGGCTCCGGGCGGCGACATGCCGGTGCTGGTCTTGCCCACCGGCCCGGCCGACGACATCGAATCCTGCGACCTCTTTTTCTTCCAGGCCATTTCCGCCGCCCAGAAACGCCTGTGGATCGTCTCGCCCTATTTCGTGCCCGACCGCGAGATCATCTCGGCCCTGCAGCTGGCCGTGCTGCGTGGCGTGGACGTGCGGGTGATGCTGCCCCACAAGGCCGACCACCACATGGTCTACCTGGCCTCGTTTTCCTATCTGGCCGATCTGGAGACCCTGGGCGTCAAGTTCTACCGCTACCAGAACGGATTTTTACACCAGAAGATCATTTTGGTGGACGACGTCATGGCCAGCGTGGGCACGGCCAACTGCGACAACCGGTCGTTTCGGCTCAATTTCGAACTGACCCTGGCCGTTGCCCACAAGGGTTTCATCGCCGACGTGGAAGCCATGCTGCGGGAAGACTTCCAGCACTGCCTGCGGGCCACGGCCGACGACTACGCCGACCGTTCGTTTTTTTTCAAGACCGGCGTCATGGTCAGCCGCCTGTTCTCGCCCATCCTGTGA
- a CDS encoding Mor transcription activator family protein, which translates to MREAELEATLAQSLGAEAARAALDALIAAWGGCRLDIPNGTSSRKRRRDAEIRRRHRDGADLFALRDQYGLSDRHLRRILYPAPGRPLRPGVVRGQSEVVS; encoded by the coding sequence ATGCGTGAAGCCGAGTTGGAGGCCACATTGGCGCAAAGCCTGGGAGCCGAGGCGGCCCGGGCCGCCCTGGACGCCCTGATCGCCGCCTGGGGCGGTTGTCGGTTGGATATTCCCAACGGGACGTCGTCCCGCAAACGCCGTCGCGACGCCGAGATTCGGCGGCGGCACCGTGACGGCGCGGACCTCTTCGCCCTGCGCGACCAGTACGGACTGTCCGACCGCCATTTGCGGCGCATCCTGTATCCGGCTCCTGGGCGGCCCCTGCGTCCGGGCGTCGTCCGCGGGCAAAGCGAGGTCGTGTCCTGA
- a CDS encoding XRE family transcriptional regulator produces MPPRLGHNPVMMRDACPAAASPESGFRTEEDHFFWKALVELAAAQEASQGELAAFAGASQGYVSKILAGKQAPKPALRRRLAAFFGLSYEDMLAFGRQRLDAAAYPAEEGASRRCQVREPAYGGSEATGRGGEALRAWLRDLHAREDRQSAYTEVPLREATASMGGGSTETGDRTLSYLSFRTDWIRSKGNPEYMTAIRAFGDSMEPTIADGSVVLIDEGRRQFVKNKVYYLRYNGQMYIKRLIDAGGRLGIASDADANVLLVSDADDFEIIGRCIWTARELD; encoded by the coding sequence TTGCCTCCCAGACTGGGGCACAATCCGGTCATGATGCGCGACGCCTGCCCTGCCGCCGCCTCCCCGGAGTCCGGGTTTCGGACCGAGGAGGATCATTTTTTCTGGAAGGCGCTGGTGGAGCTGGCCGCCGCCCAGGAAGCCAGCCAGGGCGAACTGGCCGCCTTTGCCGGGGCCAGCCAGGGCTACGTGAGCAAGATCCTGGCCGGCAAGCAGGCCCCCAAGCCGGCCCTGCGACGACGGCTGGCCGCCTTTTTCGGGCTGTCCTACGAGGATATGCTGGCCTTTGGCCGCCAACGCCTGGACGCCGCCGCCTACCCGGCCGAGGAAGGCGCGAGCCGGCGCTGCCAGGTACGCGAACCGGCCTACGGCGGGAGCGAGGCGACGGGGCGCGGCGGCGAGGCGCTGCGGGCCTGGCTTCGCGACCTGCACGCCCGGGAGGATCGCCAATCGGCCTACACCGAAGTGCCCCTGCGCGAGGCCACGGCCTCCATGGGCGGCGGGTCCACCGAAACCGGCGACCGCACCCTGAGCTACTTGAGCTTCCGCACCGACTGGATCCGCTCCAAGGGCAACCCCGAATACATGACCGCCATCCGGGCTTTTGGCGACAGCATGGAACCCACCATCGCCGACGGCTCGGTGGTGCTCATCGACGAGGGACGCCGCCAGTTCGTCAAAAACAAGGTCTACTACCTGCGCTACAACGGCCAGATGTACATCAAGCGCCTCATCGACGCCGGGGGCCGGCTCGGCATCGCCTCGGACGCCGACGCCAACGTGCTGCTTGTGTCCGACGCCGACGACTTCGAGATCATCGGCCGCTGCATCTGGACCGCCCGGGAATTGGACTGA
- a CDS encoding methyl-accepting chemotaxis protein: MRLSLRAKFFAPTFVLVVVGMAALVMVNDRAVKSAFTKVEGQTMALLGQSLAKDVAGSVADNLKLLSSFAKAPALARAAQGQGGEAASELLTSLVKGMTGVDYANVFDASGLCLASTNPAAVGKVNVADRDYFAAVMTAGKADVVSKALVSRTTGKAAVVLAQPIRDAAGKLVGLVNAGMDLESLTADLTSLKVGETGYAFILDAQGMALAHPDKKQLMKDDLGRSEAGKRVLGVAVSAVLEYEDASGRHLVAVARDAKTGWFVAVEAPVAEFGAYADAATRQNAIIALIVTVAILAAILVLLRVAVLGKLRQCVDFAAAVAKGDLDRRIAIASGDELQTLGEALGAMGASIKANLAEAQAKSREAEAQAAQVAKALEDVKTAQTKAEEAKTQGLLLAADQLQGVMEALDGVAAELSREISTVAASVEEQERRTAETATAMEEMNATVLEVAKNAAEASTKADAARSQAMDGRAVVERSIAAIGRVDAASRQVKAGMDELGAKAQAIGAIMNVISDIADQTNLLALNAAIEAARAGDAGRGFAVVADEVRKLAEKTMTATKEVGASIGAIQAGARDSMAKVDESTAAVAHATELAGESEAALARIVALVDETSSQVQGIATAAEEQSATSEEISRAEEAVSRLSSEIAQGMRESAGVVTSVSRQVEALEQLVATFRSNS; the protein is encoded by the coding sequence ATGCGCCTGTCGCTTCGCGCCAAATTCTTCGCCCCCACCTTTGTTCTTGTTGTCGTCGGCATGGCCGCTCTGGTCATGGTCAATGATCGCGCCGTCAAATCGGCCTTCACCAAGGTCGAGGGACAGACCATGGCCTTGCTTGGTCAGTCGTTGGCCAAGGACGTGGCTGGTTCGGTGGCCGACAACCTGAAACTGTTGTCCAGTTTCGCCAAGGCTCCGGCCCTGGCCCGGGCCGCCCAGGGCCAGGGCGGCGAGGCGGCCTCCGAGCTGCTGACGAGTCTGGTCAAGGGCATGACCGGGGTGGACTATGCCAACGTCTTCGACGCCTCGGGCCTGTGTCTGGCGTCCACCAACCCGGCGGCCGTGGGCAAGGTCAACGTGGCCGACCGCGACTACTTCGCCGCGGTCATGACAGCAGGCAAGGCTGACGTGGTGTCCAAGGCTCTGGTCAGCCGCACCACGGGCAAGGCCGCCGTGGTTTTGGCCCAGCCCATCCGCGACGCCGCCGGCAAGCTCGTCGGCCTGGTCAACGCCGGCATGGATCTGGAGTCGCTGACCGCCGACCTGACGTCGCTTAAGGTCGGGGAGACGGGCTACGCCTTTATCCTGGACGCCCAGGGCATGGCCCTGGCCCACCCGGACAAGAAGCAGCTCATGAAGGACGACCTGGGCCGGTCCGAGGCCGGCAAGCGGGTTCTGGGCGTGGCTGTAAGCGCCGTGCTCGAATACGAGGACGCCTCGGGCCGGCATCTCGTGGCCGTGGCCCGGGACGCCAAGACCGGCTGGTTTGTGGCCGTGGAAGCGCCAGTGGCCGAGTTCGGGGCCTACGCCGACGCGGCCACGCGGCAAAACGCCATTATCGCGCTCATTGTCACCGTGGCCATCCTGGCGGCCATCCTCGTGCTGTTGCGCGTGGCCGTGCTTGGCAAGCTGCGCCAATGCGTGGATTTCGCCGCCGCCGTGGCCAAGGGCGATCTGGACCGGCGCATCGCCATCGCCTCGGGCGACGAACTGCAAACCCTGGGCGAGGCCCTGGGCGCCATGGGGGCCAGCATCAAGGCCAATCTGGCCGAGGCCCAGGCCAAGAGCCGGGAGGCCGAGGCCCAGGCCGCCCAGGTGGCCAAGGCCCTGGAAGACGTCAAAACCGCCCAGACCAAGGCGGAAGAAGCCAAGACCCAGGGATTGCTTCTGGCCGCCGACCAGCTCCAGGGCGTCATGGAGGCCCTGGACGGGGTGGCGGCGGAACTTTCCCGGGAGATATCCACCGTGGCCGCCTCGGTGGAGGAGCAGGAACGGCGCACGGCCGAGACGGCCACGGCCATGGAAGAGATGAACGCCACCGTGCTGGAGGTGGCCAAGAACGCGGCCGAGGCCTCGACCAAGGCCGACGCCGCCCGGTCTCAGGCCATGGACGGCCGGGCCGTGGTGGAACGGTCCATCGCCGCCATCGGCCGAGTGGACGCGGCCTCGCGCCAGGTCAAGGCCGGCATGGACGAGCTTGGGGCCAAGGCCCAGGCCATCGGGGCCATCATGAACGTCATTTCCGACATCGCCGACCAGACCAATCTGCTGGCCCTTAATGCCGCCATCGAGGCGGCCAGGGCCGGGGACGCCGGTCGCGGGTTTGCCGTGGTGGCCGACGAGGTGCGCAAGCTGGCCGAAAAGACCATGACCGCCACCAAGGAAGTCGGGGCGTCCATCGGGGCCATTCAGGCCGGCGCCCGGGACAGCATGGCCAAGGTGGACGAGTCGACCGCCGCCGTGGCCCACGCCACGGAACTGGCCGGCGAATCCGAGGCGGCCCTGGCCCGCATCGTGGCCCTGGTGGACGAGACGTCCTCCCAGGTCCAGGGCATCGCCACGGCGGCCGAGGAGCAGTCGGCCACCAGCGAGGAAATCAGTCGGGCCGAGGAGGCGGTCAGCCGCCTGTCCTCGGAGATCGCCCAGGGCATGCGCGAGTCGGCCGGGGTGGTCACCAGCGTGAGCCGGCAGGTCGAGGCCTTGGAGCAGCTCGTGGCCACATTCCGCAGCAACAGCTAG
- a CDS encoding arsenate reductase ArsC → MKNILFLCTGNSCRSQMAEGFARALRGDVLTAYSAGVEKHGMNPRAVAVMAEAGVDISGQSSKLVSELPDVAFDYVVTLCGSAHDLCPFFPGPVKKVHVGFEDPPALAAGAASEEEALSHYRRVRDAIRDFVAGLPENLGE, encoded by the coding sequence TTGAAAAATATCCTCTTCCTGTGCACCGGCAATTCCTGTCGCAGCCAGATGGCCGAGGGCTTTGCCCGGGCGCTTCGCGGCGACGTGCTTACCGCCTATTCGGCCGGAGTGGAGAAACACGGCATGAATCCACGGGCCGTGGCCGTCATGGCCGAGGCCGGGGTGGACATTTCGGGACAGTCCTCCAAGCTTGTGTCCGAGCTGCCCGACGTCGCCTTTGACTACGTCGTGACCCTGTGTGGTTCGGCCCATGACCTGTGCCCGTTTTTCCCGGGCCCGGTCAAAAAGGTCCATGTCGGTTTCGAAGATCCCCCGGCCCTGGCCGCCGGCGCGGCCAGCGAGGAGGAGGCGTTGTCGCATTATCGCCGGGTGCGCGACGCCATCCGGGATTTCGTGGCCGGTCTGCCGGAGAATCTCGGGGAATAA
- a CDS encoding arsenate reductase ArsC, with protein sequence MRVLFICVHNSARSQMAEAFLRQMAGDGVTVESAGLDPTVINPLVVAVMAEEGLDLSEKKTRKVFDLFRDGKLYDAVITVCEESLEGKCPVFPGVARRLHLPFPDPATVTGTEEERLEAVRGIRDAIKARMAVLARELAGEAARPLGDRA encoded by the coding sequence ATGCGCGTGCTTTTCATCTGCGTGCACAACAGCGCCCGCAGCCAGATGGCGGAGGCCTTTTTGCGGCAAATGGCCGGCGACGGCGTGACCGTCGAAAGCGCCGGTCTTGATCCCACGGTGATCAACCCGCTCGTGGTCGCCGTCATGGCCGAGGAGGGCCTTGACCTGTCCGAGAAAAAGACCCGCAAGGTCTTTGATCTGTTCCGCGACGGCAAACTCTACGACGCCGTCATCACCGTGTGCGAGGAGTCCCTGGAGGGCAAGTGCCCCGTGTTTCCGGGCGTGGCCCGGCGGCTGCATCTGCCCTTCCCGGACCCGGCCACCGTCACCGGGACCGAGGAAGAGCGCCTGGAGGCGGTGCGGGGCATCCGCGACGCCATCAAGGCGCGCATGGCCGTCCTGGCCCGGGAACTGGCCGGCGAGGCCGCCCGTCCCTTGGGCGACCGGGCCTAG
- a CDS encoding iron-containing alcohol dehydrogenase → MAVREQVYGFFIPSVTLIGIGAAKAIPEKIKALGGSKPLIVTDKGVVKVGICKQVTDLLDAAGMKYHVYDETIPNPTDENVHKGVEVYKANGCDSLITLGGGSSHDCGKGVGLVVTNGGKIHDYEGVDKSSKSFMPYLAVNTTAGTASEMTRFCIITDLSRHVKMAIVDWRVTPHIAINDPVLMVGMPPALTAATGMDALTHAVEAFVSTIANPMTDACAIEAFKLIFKYLRKAVANGQDMEAREGMCFAEYLAGMAFNNASLGHVHAMAHQLGGFYDLPHGECNAILLPHVEKFNLIAKAEKFAAMAEIMGENIAGLSTRDAAELALKAIRQLSADVGIPSGLIELGKKYGKDVKASDIPTMTGNAQKDACGFTNPRCPTDKDVSDIYTAAL, encoded by the coding sequence ATGGCTGTTCGCGAGCAAGTTTACGGTTTCTTCATTCCCAGCGTGACCCTTATCGGCATCGGCGCCGCCAAGGCCATCCCCGAGAAGATCAAAGCCCTGGGCGGCAGCAAACCGCTGATCGTCACCGACAAGGGCGTGGTCAAGGTCGGCATCTGCAAGCAGGTCACCGATCTCCTCGACGCCGCCGGGATGAAGTACCATGTGTACGACGAGACCATCCCCAACCCCACCGACGAAAACGTCCACAAGGGCGTGGAAGTCTACAAGGCCAACGGCTGCGACAGCCTCATCACCCTGGGCGGCGGCTCCTCCCACGACTGCGGCAAGGGCGTCGGCCTGGTCGTGACCAACGGCGGCAAGATCCATGACTACGAAGGCGTGGACAAGTCCTCCAAGTCCTTCATGCCCTACCTGGCCGTCAACACCACGGCCGGCACCGCCTCGGAAATGACCCGCTTCTGCATCATCACCGACCTGTCCCGCCACGTGAAGATGGCCATCGTTGACTGGCGCGTCACCCCGCACATCGCCATCAACGACCCGGTCCTCATGGTCGGCATGCCCCCGGCGCTGACCGCCGCCACCGGCATGGACGCCCTGACCCACGCCGTGGAAGCCTTCGTGTCCACCATCGCCAACCCGATGACCGACGCCTGCGCCATCGAAGCCTTCAAGCTGATCTTCAAGTACCTGCGCAAGGCCGTGGCCAACGGACAGGACATGGAAGCCCGCGAAGGCATGTGCTTCGCCGAATACCTGGCCGGCATGGCCTTCAACAACGCCTCCCTGGGCCACGTCCACGCCATGGCGCACCAGCTGGGCGGCTTCTATGACCTGCCGCACGGCGAATGCAACGCCATCCTGCTGCCCCACGTCGAGAAGTTCAACCTGATCGCCAAGGCCGAGAAGTTCGCCGCCATGGCCGAGATCATGGGCGAGAACATCGCCGGCCTGTCCACCCGCGACGCCGCCGAACTGGCGCTCAAGGCCATCCGCCAGCTGTCCGCCGACGTCGGCATCCCGTCCGGCCTCATCGAGCTTGGCAAGAAGTACGGTAAGGACGTCAAGGCCTCTGACATCCCGACCATGACCGGCAACGCCCAGAAGGACGCCTGCGGCTTCACCAACCCCCGCTGCCCGACCGACAAGGACGTTTCCGACATCTACACCGCCGCCCTGTAA
- a CDS encoding 4Fe-4S dicluster domain-containing protein, which translates to MNIINLTRDYDEDFVHRVEEESGQNVSLCYQCGNCTAGCPYTFAYDIPVSQIMRLVQAGQKKTVLSSKSIWLCATCESCTTRCPNMIDVACVMDVLRHMARREGLAAVPQVKTFWDSFLDSVRAHGRVFELGLLINYVTKTGRFWTDMDLGPKILPKGKLAFKPHDIQGKEHVARIFERFERESNS; encoded by the coding sequence ATGAACATCATCAATCTCACCCGCGATTATGACGAGGATTTCGTTCACAGGGTGGAGGAGGAGTCCGGTCAGAACGTCAGCCTGTGCTACCAGTGCGGGAACTGCACGGCCGGCTGTCCGTACACCTTTGCCTACGACATCCCCGTCAGTCAGATCATGCGCCTTGTCCAGGCCGGCCAGAAAAAGACCGTGCTCTCCAGCAAGTCCATCTGGCTGTGCGCCACCTGCGAATCCTGCACCACCCGCTGCCCCAACATGATCGACGTCGCCTGCGTCATGGACGTGCTGCGCCACATGGCCCGCCGCGAGGGCTTGGCCGCCGTGCCCCAGGTCAAGACCTTCTGGGACAGCTTCCTGGATTCCGTGCGCGCCCACGGCCGGGTTTTCGAACTCGGACTGCTCATCAACTACGTGACCAAGACCGGCCGGTTCTGGACCGACATGGACCTCGGCCCCAAGATCCTGCCCAAGGGCAAGCTCGCGTTCAAGCCCCACGACATCCAGGGCAAAGAACACGTGGCCCGGATTTTCGAGCGTTTTGAGAGGGAGTCCAACTCATGA
- a CDS encoding CoB--CoM heterodisulfide reductase iron-sulfur subunit B family protein, which translates to MSEAIAYYPGCSGLGTSKEYDTSTRAVCAALGLSLVDIPDWSCCGSSPAHTKDHVLSAALAARNLQLVSDMGLKAAATPCPSCLTNLRTANHRCEAAPFKAKVDKLLDDPYAGGVNAVSVLQALVEMVGLDAVKSATRTPLKGLKVACYYGCIMNRPPELMAFDDCENPMAMDNILAAMGAEVVPFPLKVECCGASYGIPRPDVVAKLSGKLLDAAVSVGADMVAVACPLCQMNLDLRQGQVNRAGGTNYRMPVPYFTQLMAVALNIADEDIGFGKLCVDPRPVLSKALAVAD; encoded by the coding sequence ATGAGCGAAGCCATCGCCTACTACCCGGGCTGTTCGGGCCTGGGCACGTCCAAAGAGTACGACACCTCCACCCGGGCCGTGTGCGCCGCCCTGGGGCTGTCCCTGGTGGACATCCCGGACTGGAGCTGCTGCGGCTCGTCTCCGGCCCACACCAAGGACCACGTGCTCTCCGCCGCCCTGGCCGCCCGCAACCTGCAGCTCGTGTCCGACATGGGCCTTAAGGCCGCGGCCACGCCCTGCCCGAGCTGCCTGACCAACCTGCGCACGGCCAACCACCGCTGCGAGGCCGCGCCCTTTAAAGCCAAGGTCGACAAGCTCCTGGACGATCCCTACGCCGGCGGCGTCAACGCCGTGTCCGTGCTCCAGGCCCTGGTCGAGATGGTCGGGCTGGACGCCGTGAAATCGGCCACCCGTACGCCGCTCAAGGGCCTCAAGGTGGCTTGCTACTACGGCTGCATCATGAACCGGCCGCCCGAGCTCATGGCCTTTGACGACTGCGAAAACCCCATGGCCATGGACAACATCCTGGCCGCCATGGGGGCCGAGGTCGTGCCCTTTCCGCTCAAGGTCGAGTGCTGCGGGGCCTCCTACGGCATCCCCCGGCCCGACGTCGTGGCCAAGCTCTCCGGCAAGCTCCTGGACGCCGCGGTCAGCGTCGGCGCGGACATGGTCGCCGTGGCCTGCCCCCTGTGCCAGATGAACCTGGATCTGCGCCAGGGCCAGGTCAACCGCGCCGGCGGCACCAACTACCGGATGCCGGTCCCTTACTTCACCCAGCTCATGGCCGTGGCCCTGAACATCGCGGACGAGGACATCGGGTTTGGCAAGCTCTGCGTGGACCCCAGGCCCGTCCTTTCCAAGGCCCTTGCGGTCGCGGACTAA
- a CDS encoding CoB--CoM heterodisulfide reductase iron-sulfur subunit A family protein: MRIGVFVCHCGSNIEGTVDTATVAKASLDFPEVVYATDTMYACSEPGQDGIIQAIKDKNLTGVVVASCTPRMHEPTFRKAVERAGLNRFMFEMANIREHVSWIGRDREANTNKSVDLVRIAVEKLRRDAPLIPSKFSVNKRVMVIGGGVAGIQAALDCADGGLEVVLVERESSIGGKMAKLDKTFPTVDCSSCILGPKMVDVAQHPNITLHAYAEVDSIGGYVGNFQVQVKKRATYVDWELCTGCGACMEKCPSKKNPDAFNEKIGPCTSINIPFPQAIPKKAVIDPSTCRQFVKGKCGVCAKVCPTKAIRYDMTDEIVTEDVGAIVAATGYDLFDISKVTEYGGGRYPDVITGLQYERLLSASGPTGGHIKRPSDGKEPKNVVFIQCVGSRDKSLDRPYCSGFCCMYTAKQTILTKDHIPDSQSYVFYMDIRSPGKMYDEFTRRAMEEYGARYIRGRVAMVYPKGDKMIVRGADTLAGTQVEIEADLVVLAAGAEAAKGAPQLAEKLRISYDKYGFFMESHPKLKPVETNTAGVYLAGSCQGPKDIPQSVGQGSAAAAKVLALFSKDMLESDPQISRVDIKRCVGCGKCIMTCPFKAIKEVEFRGQKKAEVIETVCQGCGICTSTCPQGAIQLSHFTDNQILAEVNALCQS; encoded by the coding sequence ATGCGAATCGGCGTTTTCGTCTGCCACTGCGGCAGCAACATCGAAGGCACGGTGGACACCGCGACCGTGGCCAAGGCGTCCCTGGATTTTCCCGAGGTCGTCTACGCCACGGACACCATGTACGCCTGCTCGGAACCCGGCCAGGACGGCATCATCCAGGCCATCAAAGACAAAAACCTTACCGGCGTGGTGGTGGCTTCCTGCACCCCGCGCATGCACGAGCCCACCTTCCGCAAGGCCGTCGAACGGGCGGGGCTTAACCGCTTCATGTTCGAAATGGCCAACATCCGCGAGCACGTCTCCTGGATCGGCCGGGACCGCGAGGCCAATACCAACAAGTCCGTGGATCTGGTGCGCATCGCCGTGGAAAAGCTGCGCCGCGACGCGCCGCTGATCCCCAGCAAGTTCTCGGTCAACAAGCGCGTCATGGTCATCGGCGGCGGCGTGGCCGGCATTCAGGCGGCCCTGGACTGCGCCGACGGCGGCCTTGAGGTCGTGCTGGTCGAGCGCGAATCCTCCATCGGCGGCAAGATGGCCAAGCTCGACAAGACCTTCCCCACGGTCGACTGTTCGAGCTGCATCCTGGGCCCCAAGATGGTCGACGTGGCCCAGCACCCCAACATCACGCTCCACGCTTACGCCGAAGTCGATTCCATCGGCGGCTACGTGGGCAACTTCCAGGTGCAGGTCAAAAAACGCGCCACCTACGTCGATTGGGAACTGTGCACCGGCTGCGGGGCCTGCATGGAGAAGTGTCCGAGCAAGAAAAACCCGGACGCCTTCAACGAAAAGATCGGCCCCTGCACCTCCATCAACATTCCCTTTCCCCAGGCCATCCCGAAAAAAGCGGTCATCGACCCGAGCACCTGCCGCCAGTTCGTCAAGGGCAAGTGCGGCGTGTGCGCCAAGGTCTGCCCGACCAAGGCCATCCGCTACGACATGACCGATGAGATCGTCACCGAGGACGTCGGCGCCATCGTGGCCGCCACCGGCTACGACCTCTTCGACATCTCCAAGGTGACCGAGTACGGCGGCGGGCGCTACCCCGACGTCATCACCGGCCTGCAGTACGAGCGTCTGCTGTCGGCCTCCGGCCCCACCGGCGGCCACATCAAGCGGCCCTCGGACGGCAAGGAACCCAAAAACGTCGTCTTCATCCAGTGCGTGGGTTCGCGCGACAAGTCCCTGGACCGGCCGTACTGCTCGGGCTTCTGCTGCATGTACACGGCCAAGCAGACCATCCTGACCAAGGACCACATCCCGGATTCCCAGTCCTACGTCTTCTACATGGACATCCGCTCCCCCGGCAAAATGTACGACGAGTTCACCCGCCGGGCCATGGAAGAGTATGGCGCGCGCTACATCCGGGGCCGCGTGGCCATGGTCTACCCCAAGGGCGACAAGATGATCGTGCGCGGGGCCGACACCCTGGCCGGCACCCAGGTCGAGATCGAAGCCGATCTGGTCGTTCTGGCCGCCGGCGCCGAAGCCGCCAAGGGCGCGCCCCAGCTGGCCGAGAAGCTGCGCATCTCCTACGACAAGTACGGCTTTTTCATGGAAAGCCATCCCAAGCTCAAGCCCGTGGAGACCAACACCGCCGGCGTCTATCTGGCCGGCTCCTGCCAGGGCCCCAAGGACATTCCCCAGTCCGTGGGCCAGGGCAGCGCCGCCGCCGCCAAGGTTTTGGCCCTGTTCTCCAAGGACATGCTGGAAAGCGATCCGCAGATCAGCCGCGTGGACATCAAGCGCTGCGTGGGCTGCGGCAAGTGCATCATGACCTGCCCGTTCAAGGCCATCAAGGAAGTCGAATTCCGGGGCCAGAAAAAGGCCGAGGTCATCGAGACCGTCTGCCAGGGCTGCGGCATCTGCACCTCCACCTGCCCCCAGGGGGCCATCCAGCTGTCGCACTTCACGGACAACCAAATCCTCGCGGAGGTCAACGCCTTATGCCAGTCCTGA
- a CDS encoding hydrogenase iron-sulfur subunit, which translates to MPVLTGKELRIVGFLCNWCSYGGADTAGVGRFNQPTDLRIIRVPCSGRIDPLFIAKTLINGADGVLVSGCHPRDCHYAEGNFYARRRLEVLKRFLPILGIDPARFDYTWVSASEGQRWQKVVTVFTEQIHALGPATRHENVSPELLAKVASAIQGGNRVAA; encoded by the coding sequence ATGCCAGTCCTGACCGGCAAGGAACTGCGGATCGTCGGATTCCTGTGCAACTGGTGCTCCTACGGCGGCGCGGACACGGCAGGCGTTGGGCGGTTCAATCAGCCCACGGACCTGCGGATCATCCGCGTGCCCTGCTCCGGGCGCATTGATCCCCTGTTCATCGCCAAAACGCTGATAAACGGCGCCGACGGCGTCCTCGTCTCCGGCTGCCACCCGCGTGACTGCCACTACGCCGAGGGCAACTTCTACGCCCGCCGGCGTCTGGAAGTCCTCAAGCGCTTCCTGCCTATCCTGGGCATCGACCCGGCCCGGTTCGACTACACCTGGGTCTCGGCCTCGGAAGGCCAGCGCTGGCAGAAGGTGGTGACGGTGTTCACCGAACAGATTCACGCCCTGGGACCGGCGACGCGCCACGAGAACGTGTCCCCGGAACTGTTGGCCAAGGTCGCTTCGGCCATCCAAGGAGGCAACCGTGTCGCGGCTTGA